CGCAGTTCGGCCAGCGTATGTTGCGCGAAGAATTCAGGCGTTACGGTCTTGCCGGTCACTTCCCAGGCGGTCGCCTTGGCGCCGTTCTCGCAGAACTCGAACGGACGCGGCTTGGCCGGCTTGGCCCAGGAACAGCTCACGCACATGAATCCGCCGGGCTTGTTCTGCTTCAGCAGGATCTCGCTGCCGAGGACCGCGACCTCCTCCTGCGTCAGGATGTGCGCCACGGCGTTGAGCGAACCCCAGCCACCGGCGGGAGACTCATAGGTCTCGACTTTTGCCTTTTGTCGCATGACGCATCCTTCGATCGCAGACCCAGCCTGCACCCAAAACCCGAGATGCCATCGCAAGTTCCTTAGGGTGTTCGGAACCTTGCCGTGACTGGCGCGTCATTGCTCGATCCGAGGACGCATCCATGCACGGCTCTCAAATCGGCGTAAGCGATAGCGCATCCACGCCCCCCGCCTCGGTCGCGATGCCCCGGCTCACGTCGAACGGGGCGCATGATGCCCGCATCGTGGCCGAGGAATGTGCCGTGGCGCTCGTCTATGACGGCACGACCGCCGCCGTGCTGATGGCTACTCCGGCCGATCTGACGGACCTGGCCCGCGGATTCAGCCTCACCGAAGGGATCATTGGGGACATCGGCGAGATCGAGGACCTCTCCGTCGTCCCGGGTCCCGACGGCATCGAGCTTCGGCTATGGCTGCGGCCGGACGCCGGGCGGCGGCTGAAGGAGCGACGGCGGCTGCTGGTGGGACCGACCGGCTGCGGACTGTGCGGTATCGACAGCCTGCGCGAGGCCGGGCGGATCGTCCCGCCCGTCGGACACACCGCCTGCCTCGCACCCGAGCAGATCGGCGCGGCGATTGCGGCTCTCACGGAGCAGCAGACCCTCAATCACCGGACTCACGCAACGCACGCGGCAGGTTTTTTCCAGCCGGGCAGCAGCTCCATGATGGTTCGCGAGGACGTGGGTCGCCACAACGCGCTCGACAAGCTCGCCGGAGCACTCGCCGTGGAGGGAATAGCCGGGTCCGCCGGCGCCATCATCCTCACCAGCCGGATATCGGTCGAGATGGTGCAGAAGACGGCGGCAATCGGCGCGGGACTCGTCGTCGGCATGTCGGCGCCGACCGCGCTGGCCATTCGGACGGCGGAGGCCAGCGGCATCGCGCTGGTCGGCATCGCGCGTGGACACGCGTTCGAGATCTTCAGCCATCCGCAGCGAATTTACGGTCAGCGCACCTGAACGCCCGCGGCCGGCGCCACGTCGAGGCGCACTGCGACACCCTCCAGCTCCGGGCCTGGCGCCGGGTAGAGCTTCATGACGAGCGGATCATGGCCGGGAACGATGTGGTCCGCATCCGGCGCGGCAGCGCGCAGCTTGTCGAAGCCCACCAGCATGTCGCCGACGTGAAACGCCGTCGTGAACGGACGCTCGCTGGTCAAGTTCTCGTAGAAATGGCTGACGTCGGAGGCGAGCACGACAGCGCCGCGGCGCGTGTTAACGCGGACGAATTGAAGACCGGCGGAATGCCCGCCGGCCGCATGCACCGTCAGCCCGGGCGCAATCTCGGCATCGCCGTCGTAGAACAGCACCCGCCGCGCATAGTTCAGCCGCACGATGCCGCAGACGTCCTCGACCTCGAACGAATGCGACAGCCGCGGATATTGCATATAGCGGCCGGTGGCGTAGGCGAGCTCGCGCTCCTGCAGATGAAACCGCGCGTTGGGAAACCGGTCGAAATTGCCGGCATGGTCGTAATGCAGATGCGTGAGGATCACGTCCTTGACGTCGGCGACATCGACATCGAACGCAGCAAGCGTCTCCACCGGGCAGCGCAGGAAATTCCGCCTGCGCTGCCTGGCGACCTCCGCGTTGAAGCCGGTATCGATGACGAAGGTGCGCCCGCCGCCCCGCGCCAGCCACATGAAATAGTCCATCGGCATCGGCCCGTCATGCGGGTCGCCACCGATGAAGTGCTCGCTCCGCTGCGCCTCCCGCGTGGCATAGCGGATGGCGAAGAGCTCGTAGTCCGTATCAGCCATGGTGCTGCTCAGGAGCCGGCGGCGTCGACCTCGTTGAACGCCTCGCGCGCGTTGCGGAAGGCGTCGATGCCGGCGGGCACGCCGCAATAGACGGCGACCTGGAGCAGGATCTCCTTGATCTCCTCCTTCGTGAGTCCATTCTTCAAGGCGCCCTTGACGTGCAGCTTCAGCTCGTGCGGCCGGTTCAGTGCGCCGAGCATCGCCAGATTGACGATCGAGCGTGTGCGCCGGTCGACGCCGGGCCGCGTCCACAAGGCGCCCCAGCAGAATTCGGTCGACCATTCGGCCATGGTGCGGGTGAATTCGTCGGCACCGGCGATGGACTTGTTGACGTAATCCTCGCCAAGCACTTCCTTGCGAACCTTGAGGCCCTTGTCGAACAGTTCGGTCTTGCTCATGATCGTCCCTTTCAGGTCTTGAGAGAGTTTGAGTTTGGAAGTTGATTAGCGCGATGGCGGCCGCAGCGATCGCAGGAGAGTGGCGACGTCATCCACCGCGTCGAGCCGCCAGACCGCGTCGATGACACGGTCTGCGTCCCAGTCGCTACGACCGGTCCGCACGCCCTCGCGCAATTTGGCCTCGATGTCGCGATCCGTGAGCGGCGCGGCCTGGCTGCCACGCGGCGCGATCACGGTCTCGGTGAGCAGTTCGCCCGACGCCAGGCGCAACGTCACGCGCGCGGCGCCATCGGGCATCTCGCCGTCCAGTTCCGCACTCACCTTCTGCCGCAACCGCACGATGTCGGGCCGGATCACCGTCTCATGCGCGAACTCGGCGACCCCGGCCGTGCCCAGCAGCAGGCCGCAGGCCACGCAATGATGGATGCTGACGCGCGCGTCGCGCTCGTTGTTGACGGGACGGTCGCCGCGGGCGAGCAGCAGCGCCGAGCCCTGCACCGTCACCTGCTCGATCTGGTCGACCCGCCCGCCGATGCGCGCGCGCAATGAGAGGCAGGCATCGATCACCGCGTGAAACACGATGCCGGCTGGATACGGCTTGTAGGTATTCTTCGCGATCTCCCAGGTCTTGCCGAGACCGTCGAGCAGCCGCGCGATGTCGGGCTCGTCGCCCATGGTGCGGGCCCAGCCGAGCGGACCCTCGATGGCACGGGGCGCGGCTTCATAGCCCTGCTGCGCCAGCAGCGCGGCGAACAATCCGTTCCGCGCCGCGTTTCCCACGCTGACATTCTTGGCCGCGCTGGGCAGGTTCTCGACATTGCCCGCCGACTGGCTCGCCGCCACGCCGATCGCGTTCGCAATGCCCTCCCGCGGCAGGCCAAGCAGCTTCGCACAGGCCGCGGCCGCGCCAAAAATCCCGCAGGTCGACGTGATGTGCCAGCCGCGCGCATAATGGCGCGGCGAGACCGAATTGCCGATACGGCATTCGACATCCACGCCGAGAATGAAGGCGGTCAGCACCTCGCGCCCCGACAGCTTTCGCGTCTCCGCGAGCGCGAATAGGGCGGCTGCGACCGGCGCGGCGGGATGAATGATCGTCTCGGGATGGGTGTCGTCGAAGTCGAGCAGATTGGCCGAGATGGCGTTGAGGAACGACGCGCAGAGCGCATCCATCGGCTCGGAGTGGCCGATCACCGTCGATGTCGCGCCACCGCTGAACGGTGCCAGCGTGCGAATCGCGGCGATGACGACGGGATCGCGTGCGGAGCCGAGCGCGGTCGCGAAGAAATTGAGGATCGATCGTCGCGCTTCGCGGCTCTGCGCTTCCACCTCCACCCATGACGAGGCAGCGACGAAATCGGCGAGCGTCCTGCTCACGCTTGGAATGGAGTCTTGCGGCACGCGGGGCGTCTTCCTCGTTTTGTCCGGACCTTATGCCGATCCGCGGCAAACTGTCGACCCCAAATCTTATGCTTGACAGCTTGTCTGACAATCATAACAATCCGGCCCGTTGGCGCGAACTCACGCTGCCACGACGACGGCGGCCGCGACGGCCGGCCGGCGAATGCGTTTGCCAAAGATCAAGAAGGCGCGCCCCGCGTGGGACCGCGCGACAGGGAGTAGACGATGGCGGGAGAGATTCTCGGCGTAATCGGCACGGGCCGCATGGGCGGCCCGATGGCGGGACGATTGATGGACGCGGGCTATTCGCTCGTCGTCTATGACACGCAGGCCGGGGCGACCGAGCCGCTGGTCAAGCGCGGCGCGGTCCTCGCCAGCTCGCCTGCAGATGTCGCCTCACGCTCCGACATCGTGCTTGCCAGCCTGCCGACACCCGACATCGTCAAGGCCGTTGCGCTCGGCCAGGACGGCATCGGCAGCGGCACCCGCGCCAAGATCGTCATCGATCTCTCGACCTCGGGCCCGGGCGCTGCGAAGTTCGTCGCGGAAGGCCTGAAGGCCAAGGGCATGACGCTGGTCGATGCGCCCGTGAGCGGCGGCATCAAGGGCGCCGTCAACGGCACGCTGGCGGTGATGGTGTCCTGCCCGCAGGCGACCTACGAGACCGTGCAGCCGATCCTGAAGAATTTCGGCAAGCTGTTCTACACCGGCGACAAGCCCGGCGTGGCGCAGACCGCCAAGCTCGCCAACAATCTGATGGCGGCCGCCGCGCTGGTGATCACGTCGGAAGCCGTCGCGATGGGCGTCAAGGGCGGCGTCAACGCCAAGGTCCTGATCGACATCATCAACGCCAGCAGCGGCCGCAACAGCGCCTCGGAAGACAAATTCCCCCGCGCGGTGCTGCCCGGCACGTTCGATTTCGGCTTCGCGACCGGCCTCTCCTACAAGGACGTCCGTCTCTGCGTGGACGAAGCCGAGGCCATGGGCGTGCCGATGGTCTGCGGCGCGGTGGTGCGGCAGATGCTCGCGATCACCAACGCCAAATACGGGGCCTCATCCGACTTCACCTCGATCGCCAAGGTACTCGAAGAGTGGGCCGGCGTCGAGATGCGCGGCTGATCGCGCAGGCCAGGGAGAGCAACCCGCGATGACGATCGGCCCGACCATATCCGGCAAGGTCCCGCTCGCGCGCCAGATGGCGCGGAGCGTGCTTGCGCTGGATATCGGCTTTTTCGGGCCTGAGGTGGTCGCCAAGGCAAAGCTCTGCCTGCTCGACTTCCTGTCCTGCGCGTTCGAGGCGGGCCATCATCCCTGGAGCCGCCAGGCCGTTGCGATCGCGCAAGAAGGCGGCAGCGCAACGATCGTCGGAACGTCGCAGCTCTCCTCTCCGGCCGACGCGGCCTTCGCCAATGCGGTGATGGGGCACGGCCTGGTGCGCGAGGACATGCATGCGGCCAGCATCGCCCACCACGGCGTGGTGATCTGGCCGGCCCTGCTCGCATTGTCGGAACAGGCGCCGCTGCGCGGGGGCAGGCTGCTGGCGGCCGCCATCATCGGCTACGAGACCGGTGCGCGGATCGGCCGCGCGCTGCTGACCTCGGACCTCGCACGGCTCTATCGCCCCACCGGCCTCGTGGCTCCCCTGGGCGCCGCGCTGGCGGGAAGTTTCGCGCTCGGCCTCTCCGAGGACGAAGCCACCAGCGCCATCGCGATCGCGGCCAATACCTCCAGCGGGCTCAACGAGTGGCCGCATGCGGGCGGCTCCGACATGTATTTTCATCCCGGCTTTGCCGCCAGCAACGCGATCAAGGCGGTCGGCCTTGCCGCGGTCGGCGCGTTCGGCTCGGGCACCATCATCGAAGGCGAAGCCGGACTGTTCGCCGCCTATCGCCGCCAGGCCGCGCCCGACAGCATCGCCCTCTTCCCCAATGGGGAGTGCGAGATCATGGCCGTCTACAACAAGCCGGTTCCGGCCTGCAATTTCGCGCAGACCGCGGCTCAAGCAGCGCTCCGTGTCTCGCTCGAGCTCGCCAATACGGACGAGATCGACCGGATCGTCGTTCGCGCGCCTGCTGCCGCCGTGCGCTATCCCGGCTGTGATTCAATGGGGCCCTATCGCAACGCGCTCCAGGCCAAGATGAGCATCCCCTTCAGCGTCGCGGCGACGCTGGCGCGGGGCGAGATCGAGGAAGAGAATTATTCCGAGCCCGGCGATGCCGACATCGTCCGCCTTGTTGCTGTCACCGAGCTCGAGGCCGATGCCGGCTTCACCGCCGCCTTCCCCGGCAAGCAGGGCGCGGAGGTGACCGTCCATCTGCGCAGCGGCCGGACCATCCGGCACGCCCTGCCCGACGTCATCGCGGCCACGCCGTCGGACATTCGCTCACGCTTTCGCAGCTCGGCAGCCACGGTCCTCGGCGAGGACCGCGCGCGCCGGCTCGAGCAACTCATCGACGATTGCGAGCAGCTCGGCAATGACGGCGACATCGCCGCGCAGTGCCGCCTGAACGCAACGGAACGGGCTCTACGATCGGCATCATAAGAAGTGCCGGAGAATACGGGGGAAACATGGTCGATCTCGAGACCAGCTTAGGATCGTCGGCATCGCGGAGGCGCGGCTGATGGAAGGGTTCTTTCAAGCGCTCGCCGCGGGCCTGCTGATCGGCGCCGTCTACGGCCTGATGTGCGTCGGGCTCGGCCTGATCTTCGGCGTCATGCGCGTCATCAACTTCGCCCATGGCGATTTCATGATGCTCGGCATGTACGCCGCCTTCTATCTCTTCACCGCCGCCGGCGTGCAGACGCTGTTCGGCAACACGGTCGGGCCGTTCGTCGCCATTCTCCTGGCCGGGCCCGTGCTCGCGGTGTTCGGCTATTTCGTGCATCGCACGCTGATCTCGCACGTATCGGGGACGCGCACCGCATCGCTCGAAGGCGAAGGCCATTACGCCCAGCTCATCCTCACGCTCGGCATCGCATTGATCCTGCAGAACGGCGGCCTCATCGTGTTCGGCTCGGTGCTGGCCTCGATCCGGACGCCGCTGTCGAGCTCGGCCTGGGAGCTCGGGCCGTTCTTCGACATGAGCATCTTCCTCAACAAGGCCCGCAGCATCGACATGATCGTGTCGCTGGTGGTCATGACGCTGCTCTCGCTGCTGATCACACGGACCCGGATCGGCAAGTCGCTCCGCGCCGCCGCGGACAATCCGACCGCCGCGACCT
The sequence above is drawn from the Bradyrhizobium amphicarpaeae genome and encodes:
- the fdhD gene encoding formate dehydrogenase accessory sulfurtransferase FdhD, encoding MPRLTSNGAHDARIVAEECAVALVYDGTTAAVLMATPADLTDLARGFSLTEGIIGDIGEIEDLSVVPGPDGIELRLWLRPDAGRRLKERRRLLVGPTGCGLCGIDSLREAGRIVPPVGHTACLAPEQIGAAIAALTEQQTLNHRTHATHAAGFFQPGSSSMMVREDVGRHNALDKLAGALAVEGIAGSAGAIILTSRISVEMVQKTAAIGAGLVVGMSAPTALAIRTAEASGIALVGIARGHAFEIFSHPQRIYGQRT
- a CDS encoding N-acyl homoserine lactonase family protein, whose amino-acid sequence is MADTDYELFAIRYATREAQRSEHFIGGDPHDGPMPMDYFMWLARGGGRTFVIDTGFNAEVARQRRRNFLRCPVETLAAFDVDVADVKDVILTHLHYDHAGNFDRFPNARFHLQERELAYATGRYMQYPRLSHSFEVEDVCGIVRLNYARRVLFYDGDAEIAPGLTVHAAGGHSAGLQFVRVNTRRGAVVLASDVSHFYENLTSERPFTTAFHVGDMLVGFDKLRAAAPDADHIVPGHDPLVMKLYPAPGPELEGVAVRLDVAPAAGVQVR
- a CDS encoding carboxymuconolactone decarboxylase family protein, which codes for MSKTELFDKGLKVRKEVLGEDYVNKSIAGADEFTRTMAEWSTEFCWGALWTRPGVDRRTRSIVNLAMLGALNRPHELKLHVKGALKNGLTKEEIKEILLQVAVYCGVPAGIDAFRNAREAFNEVDAAGS
- a CDS encoding MmgE/PrpD family protein, which codes for MSRTLADFVAASSWVEVEAQSREARRSILNFFATALGSARDPVVIAAIRTLAPFSGGATSTVIGHSEPMDALCASFLNAISANLLDFDDTHPETIIHPAAPVAAALFALAETRKLSGREVLTAFILGVDVECRIGNSVSPRHYARGWHITSTCGIFGAAAACAKLLGLPREGIANAIGVAASQSAGNVENLPSAAKNVSVGNAARNGLFAALLAQQGYEAAPRAIEGPLGWARTMGDEPDIARLLDGLGKTWEIAKNTYKPYPAGIVFHAVIDACLSLRARIGGRVDQIEQVTVQGSALLLARGDRPVNNERDARVSIHHCVACGLLLGTAGVAEFAHETVIRPDIVRLRQKVSAELDGEMPDGAARVTLRLASGELLTETVIAPRGSQAAPLTDRDIEAKLREGVRTGRSDWDADRVIDAVWRLDAVDDVATLLRSLRPPSR
- a CDS encoding NAD(P)-dependent oxidoreductase; amino-acid sequence: MAGEILGVIGTGRMGGPMAGRLMDAGYSLVVYDTQAGATEPLVKRGAVLASSPADVASRSDIVLASLPTPDIVKAVALGQDGIGSGTRAKIVIDLSTSGPGAAKFVAEGLKAKGMTLVDAPVSGGIKGAVNGTLAVMVSCPQATYETVQPILKNFGKLFYTGDKPGVAQTAKLANNLMAAAALVITSEAVAMGVKGGVNAKVLIDIINASSGRNSASEDKFPRAVLPGTFDFGFATGLSYKDVRLCVDEAEAMGVPMVCGAVVRQMLAITNAKYGASSDFTSIAKVLEEWAGVEMRG
- a CDS encoding MmgE/PrpD family protein; amino-acid sequence: MTIGPTISGKVPLARQMARSVLALDIGFFGPEVVAKAKLCLLDFLSCAFEAGHHPWSRQAVAIAQEGGSATIVGTSQLSSPADAAFANAVMGHGLVREDMHAASIAHHGVVIWPALLALSEQAPLRGGRLLAAAIIGYETGARIGRALLTSDLARLYRPTGLVAPLGAALAGSFALGLSEDEATSAIAIAANTSSGLNEWPHAGGSDMYFHPGFAASNAIKAVGLAAVGAFGSGTIIEGEAGLFAAYRRQAAPDSIALFPNGECEIMAVYNKPVPACNFAQTAAQAALRVSLELANTDEIDRIVVRAPAAAVRYPGCDSMGPYRNALQAKMSIPFSVAATLARGEIEEENYSEPGDADIVRLVAVTELEADAGFTAAFPGKQGAEVTVHLRSGRTIRHALPDVIAATPSDIRSRFRSSAATVLGEDRARRLEQLIDDCEQLGNDGDIAAQCRLNATERALRSAS
- a CDS encoding branched-chain amino acid ABC transporter permease, with translation MEGFFQALAAGLLIGAVYGLMCVGLGLIFGVMRVINFAHGDFMMLGMYAAFYLFTAAGVQTLFGNTVGPFVAILLAGPVLAVFGYFVHRTLISHVSGTRTASLEGEGHYAQLILTLGIALILQNGGLIVFGSVLASIRTPLSSSAWELGPFFDMSIFLNKARSIDMIVSLVVMTLLSLLITRTRIGKSLRAAADNPTAATYMGIDVDRAHRTAFALGCGITAIAGGLLATNYPFHPFVGLEYVIVMYAGVVLGGMGSIIGAFWGGMTIGLVQQMSTLILPTQLQNAAIFAVFLLIIFFRPQGFFGRMVERT